In Rhodothermus marinus DSM 4252, a single genomic region encodes these proteins:
- a CDS encoding sigma-70 family RNA polymerase sigma factor — MKYDLQRLVEQYVADPSSANREAVVLAAVPLVRSMVGRLSVPDHPLVTREDLENVGLMGLLQALDSYDPERGTPFVSYAYGRIRGALVDYLRSIDALPRERRRKLAELQQAIETLRQTLGGEPEDQDVADYLGISLQEYYTLLTDAQRRFALSLQETVGEDGDQSVLETIPNEDAEKQLEDIDRASLIEYVTKLIQRLPEREQNILALYYYENLTLREIAQLLGLTEARISQILGKTLLTLRTELQRVRSRVA, encoded by the coding sequence ATGAAATACGACCTGCAACGCCTCGTTGAGCAGTATGTGGCCGATCCTTCGTCGGCCAACCGCGAGGCCGTCGTGCTGGCAGCCGTCCCGCTGGTACGCTCCATGGTCGGACGTCTGAGCGTGCCCGATCACCCGCTCGTCACCCGTGAGGACCTGGAAAACGTGGGCCTCATGGGGCTGCTACAGGCACTCGATAGCTACGATCCGGAACGCGGCACCCCCTTCGTTTCCTATGCTTACGGGCGTATCCGCGGAGCTCTCGTCGATTACCTGCGCTCGATCGACGCCCTGCCCCGCGAGCGCCGCCGCAAACTTGCCGAGCTGCAACAGGCCATCGAAACGCTCCGCCAAACGCTCGGCGGCGAACCCGAGGATCAGGATGTGGCCGACTACCTCGGCATCTCCCTTCAGGAATACTACACGCTGCTGACCGACGCCCAGCGGCGCTTTGCGCTTTCCCTGCAGGAAACCGTCGGCGAAGACGGCGACCAGAGCGTGCTGGAGACCATCCCCAACGAGGACGCCGAAAAGCAACTCGAAGACATCGACCGCGCTTCGCTGATCGAGTACGTCACCAAACTCATCCAGCGCCTTCCCGAACGCGAGCAGAACATTCTGGCCCTCTACTACTACGAAAACCTGACGCTGCGCGAAATCGCCCAGCTGCTCGGACTCACCGAAGCGCGCATCTCGCAGATCCTGGGGAAAACCCTGCTGACGCTGCGCACCGAGCTGCAGCGCGTCCGCTCCCGCGTGGCCTGA
- a CDS encoding MinD/ParA family ATP-binding protein codes for MKRRSTVVAIVSGKGGVGKSVTAVNLAETLAVMGERVALLDADFGQGACGILLNETPLASVLDLALGRVELDDVLHPTRSGFTLVQAVAEPGQADGHHEALYRTLDWLLKELRHTHTFVLIDAPAGTEGPVRWALDRAQLGLLVIVGEPTAIADAYRLCKLLWQRAPHYPLGCVVNFADTEAEARSVADRFAELTHHFLHHQPMYLGWVPFSVQVRQSVHRQQPAVQSPGPVRNAFQRLAEALVRGVVEQPASCLTS; via the coding sequence ATGAAACGTCGTTCCACGGTTGTCGCCATCGTCAGCGGGAAAGGTGGCGTGGGCAAAAGCGTCACCGCCGTCAACCTGGCCGAAACGCTGGCCGTGATGGGCGAGCGCGTGGCGCTGCTCGACGCCGACTTCGGGCAGGGCGCCTGCGGCATCCTGCTCAACGAAACGCCTCTGGCCAGCGTGCTGGACCTGGCCCTCGGACGGGTCGAACTGGACGACGTGCTGCATCCGACCCGCTCGGGCTTTACGCTGGTGCAGGCCGTGGCCGAACCCGGCCAGGCCGACGGCCACCACGAAGCGCTGTACCGGACGCTCGACTGGCTCCTGAAAGAGCTGCGCCACACGCACACATTCGTCCTGATCGACGCGCCGGCCGGCACCGAGGGGCCGGTGCGCTGGGCGCTCGACCGCGCCCAGCTGGGCCTGCTGGTCATCGTGGGCGAGCCCACGGCCATTGCCGACGCCTACCGCCTCTGCAAGCTGCTCTGGCAACGCGCTCCCCACTACCCGCTGGGCTGCGTGGTCAACTTTGCCGACACCGAGGCCGAAGCCCGGAGCGTGGCCGACCGCTTTGCCGAACTCACCCACCACTTTCTGCACCACCAGCCGATGTACCTGGGCTGGGTACCTTTTTCCGTCCAGGTGCGGCAAAGCGTACACCGTCAGCAGCCGGCCGTGCAGTCGCCCGGCCCCGTACGCAACGCCTTTCAGCGGCTGGCCGAGGCGCTTGTGCGCGGCGTCGTCGAACAACCCGCCTCCTGCCTCACCTCCTGA